Proteins encoded within one genomic window of Hevea brasiliensis isolate MT/VB/25A 57/8 chromosome 8, ASM3005281v1, whole genome shotgun sequence:
- the LOC131182123 gene encoding zinc finger BED domain-containing protein RICESLEEPER 1-like produces MKILKELHNCENSEDERIVEMGKQIKTKFDKYWGSLNKMNVMLFVAVFLDPRYKLDYIKAEYIIYYSESEAKLLVDKVVNALKEMLNEYMSSNDQACMGDNGFGQSANVEKCDKAMIEEDEKIEDYFIQMEEQKLASESELDRYL; encoded by the coding sequence ATGAAAATTTTAAAGGAATTGCATAATTGTGAAAATAGTGAAGATGAGAGAATAGTTGAAATGGGCAAGCAAATAAAGACAAAGTTCGACAAATATTGGGGTTCATTAAACAAGATGAATGTGATGCTATTTGTAGCAGTTTTTCTAGACCCTAGATACAAGTTGGATTACATTAAAGCCGAATACATTATTTATTATTCtgaaagtgaggccaaactttTGGTTGATAAAGTGGTAAATGCTTTGAAAGAAATGTTGAATGAATATATGAGTTCAAATGATCAAGCATGTATGGGTGATAATGGTTTTGGTCAAAGTGCTAATGTTGAAAAATGTGATAAGGCAATGATAGAAGAAGATGAAAAGATTGAAGATTACTTTATTCAAATGGAGGAGCAAAAGTTGGCTTCTGAATCTGAGTTGGATAGATATTTATAG